A single Chanos chanos chromosome 8, fChaCha1.1, whole genome shotgun sequence DNA region contains:
- the cygb2 gene encoding cytoglobin-2 isoform X2: protein MCVCVCVCVYIYRRACGMEKEREDSDTERERAEPLSDTERAIVQDTWARVYESCEDVGVAILVRFFVNFPSAKQYFSQFQHMDDPEEMERSTQLRKHARRVMNAINSVVENLHDPDKVSSVLGIVGKAHALKYKVEPMYFKIISGVILEVLGEDFPDYFTPEVTTAWTKLMGALYWHITGAYAEVGWVKLSSSAV from the exons atgtgtgtgtgtgtgtgtgtgtgtgtatatatatata GGCGCGCCTGCGggatggagaaggagagggaagacAGCGACACGGAGCGAGAGCGTGCCGAACCGCTCTCCGACACAGAGCGCGCCATCGTGCAGGACACCTGGGCACGCGTCTACGAGAGCTGCGAGGATGTGGGCGTCGCCATCCTCGTCAG GTTCTTTGTGAACTTCCCATCAGCAAAGCAGTACTTCAGTCAGTTCCAACATATGGATGATCCAGAGGAGATGGAACGGAGCACTCAGCTGCGGAAGCACGCCCGTCGTGTCATGAATGCCATCAATTCAGTAGTGGAGAACCTCCATGACCCAGACAAAGTTTCCTCTGTGTTGGGCATAGTGGGCAAGGCCCACGCCCTCAAATACAAGGTGGAGCCCATGTATTTCAAG ATCATAAGTGGTGTCATACTGGAAGTCCTGGGGGAAGATTTCCCAGATTACTTTACTCCTGAAGTGACAACAGCTTGGACGAAACTGATGGGGGCGCTCTATTGGCACATTACAGGGGCCTACGCCGAGGTTGGCTGGGTCAAACTCTCCAGCTCAGCTGTGTGA
- the cygb2 gene encoding cytoglobin-2 isoform X1, with amino-acid sequence MHALCSLALRICCPFLFHRRSAPPPPPQSAVIPSRSVPVSPWRACGMEKEREDSDTERERAEPLSDTERAIVQDTWARVYESCEDVGVAILVRFFVNFPSAKQYFSQFQHMDDPEEMERSTQLRKHARRVMNAINSVVENLHDPDKVSSVLGIVGKAHALKYKVEPMYFKIISGVILEVLGEDFPDYFTPEVTTAWTKLMGALYWHITGAYAEVGWVKLSSSAV; translated from the exons atgCACGCTCTCTGCTCTCTCGCTTTGCGCATCTGCTGTCCCTTCCTTTTCCATCGGcgctctgctcctcctccacctcctcagtCCGCCGTTATCCCTTCTcgctctgtgcctgtctccccGTGGCGCGCCTGCGggatggagaaggagagggaagacAGCGACACGGAGCGAGAGCGTGCCGAACCGCTCTCCGACACAGAGCGCGCCATCGTGCAGGACACCTGGGCACGCGTCTACGAGAGCTGCGAGGATGTGGGCGTCGCCATCCTCGTCAG GTTCTTTGTGAACTTCCCATCAGCAAAGCAGTACTTCAGTCAGTTCCAACATATGGATGATCCAGAGGAGATGGAACGGAGCACTCAGCTGCGGAAGCACGCCCGTCGTGTCATGAATGCCATCAATTCAGTAGTGGAGAACCTCCATGACCCAGACAAAGTTTCCTCTGTGTTGGGCATAGTGGGCAAGGCCCACGCCCTCAAATACAAGGTGGAGCCCATGTATTTCAAG ATCATAAGTGGTGTCATACTGGAAGTCCTGGGGGAAGATTTCCCAGATTACTTTACTCCTGAAGTGACAACAGCTTGGACGAAACTGATGGGGGCGCTCTATTGGCACATTACAGGGGCCTACGCCGAGGTTGGCTGGGTCAAACTCTCCAGCTCAGCTGTGTGA